From Candidatus Woesearchaeota archaeon, one genomic window encodes:
- a CDS encoding zinc ribbon domain-containing protein codes for MIPEFNHCKSCGAPIDSRDLCKNCSNNDGSLKSYNEVLENMINFMLSTEGIQMSGEKFDSYEDAKGTAKKYLKHMSAWENI; via the coding sequence ATGATTCCTGAATTCAACCACTGTAAGAGTTGTGGTGCACCAATAGATTCAAGAGATCTATGTAAGAATTGTTCAAATAATGATGGTTCTCTTAAATCTTATAATGAAGTTTTAGAAAATATGATTAATTTTATGTTAAGTACAGAAGGCATTCAAATGAGTGGAGAAAAGTTTGATTCATATGAAGATGCTAAAGGAACAGCGAAGAAATATCTTAAACATATGTCGGCATGGGAAAATATATGA
- the tpiA gene encoding triose-phosphate isomerase translates to MNYKLIINLKTYEESFSNNAIKIAKICKGIEKEAKKRDVEIILCPNFIDLKDTVKEKVSVYSQHIDDVSFGAHTGYILPVMIKKTGAMGTLISHSEHILSLKEIEKRINIAKELGLETCVCARDAKIAKKIAKFNPDYIAVEPKELIGGDISISTAKPELIVKSMKAVGNVGLLVGAGVKNQADVRKSVELGAKGILVASGVVKAKNIKAAVLDLIKGFE, encoded by the coding sequence ATGAATTATAAACTAATTATTAATTTAAAAACTTATGAAGAATCTTTTTCTAACAATGCTATTAAAATTGCAAAGATCTGTAAAGGAATTGAAAAGGAAGCCAAGAAAAGAGATGTAGAAATAATACTATGTCCAAATTTTATAGACTTAAAAGATACAGTCAAAGAAAAGGTAAGTGTTTACTCTCAACATATTGATGATGTAAGTTTTGGAGCACATACTGGATACATTCTACCTGTGATGATAAAGAAAACTGGTGCGATGGGAACTCTAATAAGTCATAGTGAACATATTCTATCATTAAAGGAAATTGAAAAAAGAATAAATATAGCAAAAGAATTAGGTCTTGAAACATGTGTTTGTGCTAGAGATGCAAAGATTGCAAAGAAAATAGCTAAATTTAATCCAGACTATATTGCAGTAGAACCAAAAGAACTAATAGGAGGAGATATATCAATTTCGACAGCAAAACCTGAATTAATTGTTAAGTCTATGAAAGCTGTAGGTAATGTTGGTCTTTTAGTTGGTGCAGGAGTCAAAAATCAAGCAGATGTTAGAAAATCAGTAGAACTTGGCGCAAAAGGAATTTTAGTTGCATCAGGCGTTGTTAAAGCAAAAAACATTAAAGCAGCGGTATTAGATTTAATTAAAGGTTTCGAATAA
- a CDS encoding AI-2E family transporter, with protein MYKIKKESVYLIILILFLSLISFFIIKKFIIPLLFTGILVYLFQPVYKKLHKIFRSDFLTSIIVSLIILGLIFVPMTLLIWEVSQEISIFENSKFENSLDDISNNINLKYNQNLNLTQEYRDVLSNSKTYFRESLYDTVIEFIFNIFIIIFFFYYFIKNYEKESYYFKIMFERQKLKEFGEKIKSLIDGIIYGQIMVRLIQASVGTVLFLVIGIKGAIIWGILMFFTAFLPVIGTALIWGPLLILNLVNGEYDIAFYLFIIGIIVSFLDNLLLPYIISGKTNIGPVITLISILGGIQLFGIYGLILGPFFLGLLLLVLEEFILKLRDEYPKIKRYVWSEPERKKFKNLNSNIARKEFVRMIHKKYVREEAEGKKIPYRYIIEKNE; from the coding sequence ATGTATAAAATAAAAAAAGAAAGTGTATACTTAATTATTTTGATATTATTTTTATCTTTAATCTCTTTTTTTATTATAAAAAAATTCATAATCCCTTTACTCTTTACTGGGATCTTAGTTTATTTATTTCAACCAGTATATAAAAAATTACATAAAATATTTAGAAGTGATTTTCTAACCTCTATAATTGTAAGTTTAATTATTTTAGGTCTTATATTTGTCCCTATGACTCTTCTAATCTGGGAAGTTTCACAAGAAATCTCAATTTTTGAAAATAGTAAATTTGAAAATTCTCTCGATGACATAAGTAATAATATTAACTTGAAATACAATCAAAATTTAAATTTAACTCAAGAATATAGAGATGTTTTATCTAATTCCAAAACTTATTTTAGAGAGTCGTTATATGATACAGTTATAGAATTTATTTTTAATATTTTTATTATTATATTCTTTTTTTATTATTTTATTAAAAATTATGAAAAAGAGAGTTATTATTTTAAAATAATGTTTGAGAGACAAAAACTTAAAGAGTTTGGTGAGAAAATAAAGAGTTTAATTGATGGAATAATTTACGGACAAATTATGGTAAGATTAATTCAAGCATCAGTTGGGACAGTTTTATTTCTAGTTATTGGAATTAAAGGTGCAATAATATGGGGAATTTTAATGTTTTTTACTGCATTTTTACCAGTTATAGGTACTGCTCTTATATGGGGACCTCTTTTAATTTTAAACTTAGTTAATGGAGAATATGATATTGCATTTTATCTATTTATCATTGGAATAATAGTTTCATTTTTAGATAATTTATTATTACCATATATTATTTCCGGGAAAACAAACATTGGACCAGTCATTACACTTATTAGTATTCTAGGAGGAATTCAATTGTTTGGAATTTACGGTCTTATTTTAGGTCCATTCTTTTTGGGACTATTACTTTTGGTTCTTGAAGAATTTATTTTAAAATTAAGAGATGAGTATCCTAAAATTAAAAGATATGTTTGGTCAGAGCCTGAAAGAAAGAAGTTTAAAAACTTAAATAGTAATATTGCAAGAAAAGAATTTGTAAGGATGATCCATAAAAAATATGTAAGAGAAGAAGCAGAAGGTAAAAAAATACCGTATAGATATATTATTGAAAAAAATGAATAA
- the argS gene encoding arginine--tRNA ligase, whose amino-acid sequence MKKDLIKFLKKEIKNLDIDKFLDKPKIESQGDFTLPMFVLAKELKKSPQDVAKDYEYTLSKKLPSILEKVVAMGPFLNFYLNKEQLSKQVLESIENNSIFKFQSENLQKILIEYPSPNTNKALHVGHVRNLLLGNSISKIFTKVGHTIIKTNMDNDRGIAICKAMLAYQMFTADKTPKSEKVNPDKFVGNCYVLFGEKNESNPELKLEEKAQDMLLKYEQGDKETIQLWKKIMDWVFEGYSKTYERFKYSCDMEYFESKIYKEGKEIVEKALKDKIKGFAVDKENGAVFVDLEDVKLGKKYLLRGDGTTLYMTQDLYLAYEKERNFQADKYIFIVGNEQKYHFEVLFEILNRIGFGGLDKNYHFAFGMLYDKNGEAFSSRKGNAIDADELLDLIEEKALNNLKDKSPDLNKKESMRRSKIIGYSALTFGILKINPLDNNNFDIDSALSFEGDTGPYVQYTYARIQSILKKSKYKFNSKIHYSLYQEKELSLIKALKEYPQIIIEAAKKYRPSMIANYLIKVSQLFNDFYQNCPILQEEENLKQARLLLAKSTSKILKEGLELLDIETLEGM is encoded by the coding sequence ATGAAAAAAGACTTAATTAAATTTCTAAAAAAAGAAATTAAAAATTTAGATATAGATAAATTCTTAGACAAACCAAAAATCGAATCTCAAGGTGACTTTACTCTACCTATGTTTGTATTAGCAAAAGAATTAAAAAAATCACCTCAAGATGTTGCAAAAGACTATGAATATACTTTGTCAAAAAAACTTCCATCAATCCTAGAAAAAGTTGTAGCAATGGGACCTTTTTTAAATTTTTACCTAAATAAAGAGCAACTATCAAAACAAGTATTAGAGTCAATAGAAAATAATTCAATTTTCAAATTTCAATCTGAAAATCTTCAAAAAATTCTAATTGAGTATCCATCACCAAATACAAATAAGGCTCTTCATGTAGGTCATGTTAGAAATCTTTTACTTGGAAATTCAATATCTAAAATTTTCACAAAAGTTGGACATACTATAATTAAAACTAATATGGATAATGATAGAGGGATTGCAATATGTAAAGCAATGCTTGCATATCAAATGTTTACAGCAGATAAAACTCCAAAATCTGAGAAAGTAAATCCTGATAAATTTGTAGGAAATTGTTATGTGTTATTTGGAGAGAAGAATGAATCAAATCCTGAATTAAAACTTGAAGAAAAAGCTCAAGACATGCTTTTGAAATATGAGCAAGGAGATAAAGAAACTATTCAGCTTTGGAAAAAAATAATGGATTGGGTATTTGAAGGATATTCAAAGACATATGAAAGATTCAAATATTCTTGTGATATGGAATACTTTGAAAGTAAAATTTACAAGGAAGGAAAAGAAATTGTAGAAAAAGCTCTAAAAGATAAAATCAAAGGATTTGCAGTTGATAAAGAAAATGGAGCGGTATTTGTTGATTTAGAGGATGTTAAATTAGGAAAGAAGTATCTATTAAGAGGAGATGGTACAACTCTTTATATGACTCAAGATTTATATCTTGCATATGAAAAAGAAAGAAATTTCCAAGCAGACAAATATATATTTATTGTAGGTAATGAACAAAAATATCATTTTGAAGTATTATTTGAAATTCTAAATAGAATAGGTTTTGGAGGCTTAGATAAAAATTATCATTTTGCATTTGGAATGCTCTATGATAAAAATGGTGAAGCATTTTCTTCAAGAAAAGGTAATGCAATTGATGCAGATGAACTATTAGATTTAATTGAAGAAAAAGCACTAAATAATCTAAAAGATAAATCTCCTGATTTAAACAAGAAAGAATCAATGAGGAGATCAAAAATAATAGGGTATTCGGCTTTAACATTTGGCATTTTAAAAATAAATCCTCTTGATAACAATAATTTTGACATAGATTCTGCATTAAGTTTTGAAGGAGATACAGGTCCATATGTTCAATACACATATGCAAGGATTCAATCTATATTAAAAAAATCAAAATATAAATTTAACTCTAAAATACATTATTCTCTATATCAAGAAAAAGAACTATCATTAATCAAAGCACTAAAAGAATATCCTCAAATTATTATTGAAGCTGCAAAAAAATATAGACCTTCAATGATTGCAAATTATTTAATTAAAGTATCTCAATTATTCAATGATTTTTACCAAAATTGTCCAATATTACAAGAAGAAGAAAATTTAAAACAAGCAAGACTATTACTTGCTAAATCAACAAGTAAAATTCTTAAAGAAGGATTAGAGTTATTAGATATTGAAACACTTGAAGGGATGTAG
- a CDS encoding FAD-dependent oxidoreductase → MKKKIVLIGGGGASLFSGATVMQMAPNNFEVSMISNEGLFCRCSGPYVLKKRAAFKDAIMPDTMITQFGINLLKGTVKSINHKTKEIIYGDDIESHKENYDILVFGTGARPFLPPIDGHELKNVFTVRTPDDIKGINSITSKAKRATVIGGGVIGVEMASALKERGLKVDMLILETNPFERLADTDFTSLIKEKLLSKKINILEKSMILKIEGKNKVEKVIYKKAGLEYELKSEMVIFATGVRANKELAEEIGVKTSKLGILVDDYMRTNLKDVYAAGDCSIAKSCVNGQCAPSQLASNAVIQGKIVGKNIIGMKTKYPGHTSATVLGIFDMEFGIAGFSENDCVNNKLEYYTGYAKSTDIYQDLKGVVQVDVKLIFNKKTNRIIGVQAYGRNLIWIINLISYAIMQKSTIFDLVNLDYASHPSVSAWPFMNPIILACESAMMKMQKK, encoded by the coding sequence ATGAAAAAAAAAATAGTATTAATTGGTGGAGGTGGAGCTTCCTTATTTAGTGGAGCAACAGTTATGCAAATGGCTCCAAATAATTTTGAAGTATCAATGATTTCAAATGAAGGTTTATTTTGTAGGTGTTCAGGACCTTATGTTTTAAAAAAAAGAGCAGCATTTAAAGATGCAATAATGCCTGATACAATGATTACACAATTTGGAATTAATTTATTAAAAGGAACTGTAAAAAGTATTAATCATAAAACAAAAGAAATTATTTATGGAGATGACATAGAATCACATAAAGAGAATTATGACATTTTAGTTTTTGGAACTGGGGCAAGACCTTTTCTTCCTCCAATTGATGGACATGAATTAAAAAATGTATTTACTGTAAGAACACCTGATGATATTAAAGGAATTAATTCTATTACCTCTAAAGCAAAAAGGGCAACAGTTATTGGAGGAGGAGTTATAGGAGTTGAAATGGCTTCTGCTCTAAAGGAGAGAGGATTAAAAGTTGATATGTTAATTCTTGAGACTAATCCTTTTGAAAGATTAGCAGATACTGACTTTACTTCACTAATTAAAGAAAAATTACTTTCTAAAAAAATTAATATACTTGAAAAATCAATGATTCTAAAAATTGAAGGTAAAAATAAAGTTGAAAAAGTAATATACAAAAAAGCAGGATTAGAATATGAATTAAAATCTGAGATGGTAATTTTTGCAACAGGAGTTCGAGCAAATAAAGAACTTGCAGAAGAAATTGGAGTTAAAACTTCAAAACTTGGAATATTAGTTGATGATTATATGAGAACAAATTTAAAAGATGTTTATGCTGCAGGAGATTGTTCAATTGCTAAAAGTTGTGTTAATGGTCAATGCGCACCATCCCAACTTGCATCAAATGCTGTAATTCAAGGAAAAATTGTTGGAAAAAATATCATTGGTATGAAAACCAAATATCCTGGACACACTTCAGCTACAGTATTAGGGATTTTTGATATGGAATTTGGTATTGCAGGTTTTAGTGAGAACGATTGTGTAAATAATAAACTTGAATACTATACTGGGTATGCAAAATCAACAGATATTTATCAAGATTTAAAAGGAGTAGTTCAAGTTGATGTAAAATTAATATTCAATAAAAAAACAAATAGAATAATTGGAGTTCAAGCATATGGTAGAAATCTTATTTGGATAATAAATTTAATTTCATATGCAATAATGCAAAAATCTACAATCTTTGATTTAGTAAATCTGGATTATGCATCGCATCCATCTGTAAGCGCTTGGCCATTCATGAATCCAATAATCTTAGCATGTGAATCTGCAATGATGAAGATGCAAAAGAAATAA
- a CDS encoding tRNA-dihydrouridine synthase family protein, translating into MKTLYFPPINKLGNSAFRKLCLYFGADFVFTEIIRVDKLIEDDEVQLRKASIDKNQINQTLIQIIAEDIENIEKGVEKVIEINPGVKEINYNMGCPQSTLCSKELGGGIIKNPSKVFEVSKRLSIICSKHSIIPSVKLRIGITREQINILEIVEQIQLACIKKIYIHGRTLRNGYNRPATYNEIKEVKEKYPELEIIANGDVFNLDSYNEIIKTNCDGVLIGRAALENPKIFKLIKNHIIEDNKSGTDLNERKEAILKYLEFAKEYNTSISHIKANLSYLTRNTIGGAEFRKSINDLSSIEEILEVI; encoded by the coding sequence ATGAAAACTCTTTATTTTCCTCCTATTAACAAATTGGGAAACTCAGCTTTTAGAAAATTATGTCTTTATTTTGGTGCTGACTTTGTTTTTACTGAGATAATTAGAGTAGATAAATTAATTGAAGATGATGAAGTTCAATTAAGAAAAGCATCAATTGATAAAAATCAAATAAATCAAACTCTAATTCAAATCATTGCTGAAGACATAGAAAATATCGAAAAAGGAGTTGAAAAAGTAATTGAAATCAATCCTGGGGTTAAAGAGATAAATTACAATATGGGTTGTCCTCAATCAACGCTTTGCTCAAAGGAGCTAGGTGGAGGTATTATTAAAAATCCAAGTAAAGTATTTGAAGTATCAAAAAGACTAAGTATAATATGCTCAAAACACTCAATAATTCCATCAGTTAAGTTAAGAATAGGAATTACAAGAGAACAAATTAATATTTTAGAAATTGTAGAGCAAATTCAATTAGCTTGTATAAAAAAAATTTATATTCATGGAAGAACTCTAAGAAATGGATATAATAGACCTGCAACTTATAATGAAATAAAAGAAGTAAAAGAAAAGTATCCAGAATTAGAAATTATTGCAAATGGAGATGTATTTAATCTTGATTCATATAATGAAATCATAAAAACAAATTGTGATGGAGTTTTAATTGGAAGAGCAGCACTTGAGAATCCCAAAATTTTCAAATTAATCAAGAACCATATAATTGAGGATAATAAATCTGGAACTGATTTAAATGAAAGAAAAGAAGCTATCTTAAAATACTTAGAATTTGCAAAAGAATACAATACTTCAATTTCTCACATCAAAGCTAATCTTTCATACTTGACAAGAAATACTATTGGTGGAGCAGAATTTAGAAAAAGTATAAATGATTTAAGTTCTATCGAGGAGATTCTGGAAGTCATTTAA